GCGCACCGGCGGCAAGGTCGGCTGGAAGGAAGGCCGCGACTGTTGGCTGCACGAAGAGACCGCGAAGGTTTCGACCGATTGCCCCCCGACCGAGATGGACGCGGAAGACCCGCTGTTCATCCTGTACACTTCGGGTTCAACCGGCGCGCCCAAGGGCGTTGTGCATACGACGGGCGGCTATCTCGTCTATGCGGCGATGACCCATCAATATGTCTTCGACTATCATGATGGCGACATCTATTGGTGCACCGCCGACGTCGGCTGGGTCACCGGCCATTCCTATATCGTCTATGGCCCTCTGGCCAACGGCGCCACGACCCTGATGTTCGAGGGCATTCCAAACTACCCGTCGATCTCCCGTTTCTGGGACGTGGTGGACAAGCACGGCGTCAATATCTTCTATACCGCCCCGACCGCGATTCGCTCACTGATGGGCGCCGGCGAAGATCCGGTGAAGAGGACCTCCCGCAAGACTTTGCGCCTGCTCGGCTCGGTCGGCGAGCCGATCAACCCGGAAGCCTGGGAATGGTATTATCGCGTCGTCGGCGACGACCGCTGCCCGATCGTGGACACCTGGTGGCAGACCGAAACCGGCGGCATCCTCATCACCCCTCTGCCGGGCGCGACCGCCTTGAAGCCGGGATCGGCAACCCGTCCCTTCTTCGGCGTTCAGCCCCAGGTGGTTGACCCTTCGGGCAATGTCATCGAAGGTCCTTGCGAAGGCAATCTCGTGATCGCCGATTCCTGGCCTGGCCAGATGCGGACGGTCTATGGCGACCACGAGCGTTTCCAGCAGACCTATTTCTCGACCTATCCAGGCAAATATTTCACCGGCGACGGCTGCCGTCGCGACGCCGACGGCTATTACTGGATCACCGGTCGCGTCGACGACGTCATCAACGTTTCCGGCCACCGCATGGGCACCGCCGAGGTCGAAAGCGCGCTGGTCGCCCATCCGGCGGTCTCCGAGGCCGCCGTGGTCGGCTATCCGCATGATCTCAAGGGTCAGGGCATTTATGCCTATGTCACGGTCATGGAAGGCGTCGAGCCGACCGACGCTCTGCGCAAGGAGCTCGTCGCCTGGGTCCGCAAGGAGATCGGCCCGATCGCGACCCCGGACATCATCCAGTTCGCGCCCGGCCTGCCCAAGACCCGCTCCGGCAAGATCATGCGCCGCATCCTGCGCAAGATCGCCGAAAACGAGTTCGGATCGCTCGGAGACACCTCGACCCTGGCCGATCCGACCGTGGTCGACGACCTGATCCAGAACCGCGGCGGCTAAGCTTAGCTTGCCACATAGCCCTCGATATGGAGCCGGACGATTCTTCGTCCGGCTCGCACTTTTTGATCCCCGTAAAATTTAACGATTTTAAATCGCTGAAATTTTACCAAACCGGCAAGATTCCGGCAAAATGTGGCGGCGGGGCGCTTGTTTTAACGGCCATTTGACGGCAGGTCGCCAAGAATCGTCGGGTCGGACGAACTTCCCTGTCGGAGAATGAATATGTTTCATTTCAAGAGCATGCGGGCCGCGGCGTTGCTTGGCGCCGCGCTCTTCGGCCTGTCCATGCCCAGCGGCGCGGCGAATGCGCATACAAGGCTGGTTTCCTTCCATTCCTCTTACGAGGCCGGCACGATCGTAATCAGCATGAGCCAGCGAAGACTGTATTATGTGCTCGCTGACGGCCGCGCGATTCAATATCCGGTGGCTGTGGCCAAGCCCGGCAAGGAATGGCTCGGCGCCGCCTCGGTCGCCGGCAAATATACCGATCCCGCCTGGTCGCCGCCCGCGAGCGTCAAACACGACCACCCGAATCTGCCGAATCTCATCCCCGGCGGGTCGCCGCGCAATCCGATGGGCGTCGCCGCCATAGTGCTCGACCGCGATCAGATCGCCATTCACGGCACCACCCGGCACATGCGCGCCTCGGTCGGGACCCGCGCCTCTTATGGCTGCATCCGCATGTACAATGAGGATGTCGCTGACCTTTACGATCGCGTCGAAGTCGGCACGCCGGTCGTGATGCAGCCCTGACCGACCGGTTTCTTCGGCGCGGTCAGAGCGCGATCTGCATCTGGCGCGACAATTCCTCGCGGATTTGCGCGGCCGAAACCCCGCGCGCGCGCAGGTCGCGCAAGCTTGGCGATGATTTGCTCTTGGACAATTTTCGTCCCTGGTCGTCGAGCACCAGACGATGATGATGATATTGCGGCGTTCGCAGGCCGAGAAGCGCTTGCAACAGCCGATGCAATCCCGTCGCGGCGTCGAGATCGAGGCCGCGAACCACATCGGTAACGCCCTGGGCGTGATCGTCGAGGACGCAGGCAATGTGATAGGAGGCTGGGGCGTCGCGGCGCCCGATCAAGGCGTCGCCCCAGGCTGAAGGTTCGGCCGTGACCTTTACGCCCGCGTCGCCTTCATGGAATTCCATGTAGGTCAGCGGCTTGCCGATCTCGATCAAAGCCTTTTCCATGTCGAGGCGAAACGACCATCGGGCTCCCGCCTCGATACGGGCGTTTCGTTCCCCAACCGACAAATCGCGGCACGCCCCCGGATAGAGAAAAACGCCGTCGGGATCCCGCGGCCAATTCGTCCTGGCGGCGCATGCCCTCGCGATTTCGCCGCGGGAACAGAAACAGGGATAAGCAAGCCCCCTTCGCGCCAATCGATCCAATGCCGCGCGATAATCCGCCATATGTTCCGATTGCCGGCGAGGGGCTCCGGTCCAGTTGAAGCCGAGCCAGCGAAGATCCTCGATCAAGGCGGCTTCGAACGAGCGGCGCGACCTCTCCGAATCGATGTCCTCGATGCGCAGGAGCATTTTTCCGCCGCAGGCTTGCGCCAATTTGACGTTGAAAAGGGCCGAATAGGCGTGGCCCAGATGAAGATAGCCGTTGGGCGAAGGCGCAAATCGGAAAACGGACCGGCATTCCGGGTCGGCGTCCTCGCTCCGCTCTTTCATCGATCAGAAATCGCTGGCAATGCCCTTGCGCTCCCAATCGCCGTAGCGGACCGGCTCGGGGCCTTGCGGACCGTTGACCTCCTCCGGCAAGGCGACGGCCTCCGCGCGGCGACGCCGTTCTTCTGCTTCCACCAAGGCGCGTTGCGCTTCGGGCGAGAGCGTTTTCTTTCGTTCGGAGGACGCCATCCCGGCCGGGCGATTTTCCTGTTCAGCCATCGCTCGCTCCCCATGCGCGCCAACCTGCATTTCTAAGGGCGCGCCATTATGGTAAAAATTGTTTCAGGCCGATTCTTTTAGTTTAAACCCGCCTTCTTGCAACTCCGATCCGGTGACGGGGCGAATGAACAATAATTTCGACAGAGCCTTCGGCCGCTCCGGGAAGCAGAAGTCGTCTGCAAAACGTCATCCGGATCAAACGCAGGCGGAAGCGCTGGCCCATCCCGGCCTCGCCGCGCGGGTCGCGGCCGCCGCGATCATCAGCGATATCATTCACGGCGGGCACACGCTCGACGAAAAATTCTCGCCTGACGCCGCGCCGAGCCGGCTTGGCGGTCTCAGCAGCCGCGACCGCGACCTCGCGCGCTCCATTGTGACCGTCGCCTTGCGCAGGCTCGGCACGATCCGGCTCGCACTGAGCCAACTGGTGGAGAAAGGCCTGCCGCGAAATTGCGGAACGCTGGAATGGATTCTGATCGCGGGCGGAGCCCAGCTTCTCTTTCTCGACACGCCGGACCACGCCGCGGTCGATCTCGCCGTCCGCGCCGCCCGACTCGATTCGAAAAGCGCCCCTTTCGCCAATCTCGTCAATGGCGTCCTGCGCAATCTGATCCGGCGGCGCGACGAGTTCTTGAGCCAGTCCGACCCGCTGGATGACGACACGCCGCATTGGATGGCCGCGCGATGGCGGCGCATTTACGGCGAAGACCGCGCCCATTCCATCGCCGCCGCCTTTCGCGACGAGCCGACGCTCGACTTGACCGTAAAGGCTGACGCCGCGAGCTGGGCCGAAAGATTGGGCGGGCGCCTGTTGCCGACGGGCTCGATCCGCCTCGAAACGCATGCGCCGATCCCTGAATTGCCTGGCTACGGCGAGGGCGCCTGGTGGGTCCAGGACGCGGCGGCGGCGCTGCCCGCGCGCATTCTCGCGGTCAAGCCGGGACAGCGCGTGCTCGACCTATGCGCCGCGCCGGGCGGCAAGACCGCGCAATTGGCGGCCGCCGGCGCGCGCGTCACCGCGCTTGACCGCTCCGCCGAACGGCTCAAGACTTTGTCCGCCAATCTCGCCCGTCTCCAACTCGAAGCCTCCATCGCGGTTGGCGACGCCGCCTCCTACAAAGCCGAACCCTTCGACGCCATTCTCCTTGATGCGCCCTGTTCGGCGACCGGCACGATCAGGCGGAGCCCCGATGTGCTGTGGACCAAAAAGCCCGGCGACATCGCGGCCCTTACCGCCATCCAGACCAAAATCCTCGATCGTGCTTTCACCCTGCTCAAGCCCGGCGCGGCCCTGGTCTATTGCGTTTGCTCGCTCGAACCGGAAGAAGGCGAAGCGCAAATCGCAGCGCTGCTCCGGCGCAATCCCGACGCCGCGCGCGACCCCATCGATCCCTCATGCTTCGGCCTCCCGCCGGAGGCCGCAAACGCCGACGGCGAACTGCGCCTGCTTCCCTATTTTTTCTTTCACGACCAGTCCCGACAGAGGGGCCTCGACGGATTCTTCATCGCACGTCTGAAACGCCTCGATTAGCCAATCGTTAACCATGTTCGGCCAAGGTCGGACGCGGGGTTGCGGCGATGCCGCAGCGACCCTTGCGCCCCTGCCCTTGGGAGTGTGCACAGCCCTTGACGAGATCGCGCGCTTTGCCCTTCGCCGAACGTCTGCGACTCCTCGGTCTGCTCGCCGCCCGCGCCGCCGAAAAATTGCGCGCCGCGCTCAAATGGCCTGTCTTCGTCTTCAACGAATGGCGTTTCCGTCAGCCGGAGAGCCTGCTGATCGCGCCGCAGGACATTCGAACCGGCGATCCCACCATAGCCGAAGACATTTATGGCGGTTATTTCGCCTTCGGCGGCAAGATCGTCAATGCGCATGGCCGATCGCCCTTCAATTTGCCGCCGCCTTCCTCGGAATGGGCGAAGGCCCTGCATGGTTTTGGCTGGCTTCGACACATGCGCGCGGCCGAATCCGCTCTGGCCCGCGCCAATGCGCGTTCGCTGGTGAAGGAATTCATATCCCGGATGGCGACGCCCCGCCGGGGCCCGGCCTGGGACGTCGACGTCGTCGCGCGGCGGACGTCGTCCTGGCTCAGCCAGTCCCCCATGCTGCTCGAGGGAGTCGATCATGAATTTTATCGCCGCTTTCTTCGCGTCCTGACCAAGGGCTATTGGCTGTTGCAGCGCCGCATCGACTCGGCGTGGCCCGGCGAGGCGCGCCTGAATGCGGCCATCGCCATGACAACCTACGCTCTATGCGCGCAAGGCGGAGCGTCGCTGCTCAAAAAGACGATCAAGACCCTCAACGATCAGCTGAGCCGGCAGATTCTGCCGGACGGCGGCGCCACAGACAGAAATCCCCAGACCCTGGTTGACCTGCTTTTCGATCTTCTGCCTTTGCGGCAGGCCTTCGCCGCGCGCGGGCAGGCGCCGCCGCCGGAACTGCTCCGGGCGATCGACCGCATGATCCCCGCACTACGCATGTTTCGTCACGGCGACGGCTCGCTCGCCCTGTTCAATGGCATGGGCGTCACCGCGCCCGACCGGGTCGCGATCGGCTTGTCTTACGAAGAAACGCGGGGGCAGCCGATCTTCAATGCGCGCTGCTCCGGCTACCAGAGGCTCGAAGGCGGCGAGGCCCTCATCCTGATCGACGCCGGGCCGCCGCCGCCGCCGCTCTATTCCCGCTCCGCCCACGCCGGCTGTCTTTCCTTCGAATTTTCGCTTGGGACCGAGCGCATCGTCGTCAATTGTGGCAATCCGGGGCCGCGACGCAAGGATTTGCGGACGAGCGCGCGCACCACCGCCGCCCATTCGACGCTCTCGCTCGACGACGCCTCCTCCTGCTTGTTCGGTTTCCAGACCCGCGCGCCGGGCTGGCTCAGCGACAAGCTTCTCTCCGGCCCGCGAAACGTTCCCGTCGCCCGCGAAGATGATGCGCAAGGCTCGCAAGTGCTGGCGTCTCACGACGGCTATTTGCGCAGCTACGGGCTGTTCCATGAACGACGATGGCGCCTCGAAGCCGACGGCGCACGGCTAACGGGACGCGATCGCCTGATCCGCGCAAACGAGGATTCGATCGCAAATGTCGATTATGTGATCCGCTTTCATATCCATCCATCGGTCACGCTCACGCTCGTTTCGGACGGCGCCGCCATCCTTCTCG
This genomic interval from Candidatus Rhodoblastus alkanivorans contains the following:
- the acs gene encoding acetate--CoA ligase — encoded protein: MSEKVYAVPTDWESRAFINDAKYKEMYARSVADPEGFWAEHGKRIDWIKPFTKVKSTSYDPHNVSIKWFEDGTTNVSMNCIDRHLATRGDQVAIIWEGDNPDDSKKITYKQLHEEVSRFANVLKAKGVGKGDTVSIYMPMIPEAAYAMLACARVGAIHSIVFGGFSPDSLAGRIEGCKSKVIITADEGLRGGRKVPLKANADLAIEKTGDIVKTQIVVQRTGGKVGWKEGRDCWLHEETAKVSTDCPPTEMDAEDPLFILYTSGSTGAPKGVVHTTGGYLVYAAMTHQYVFDYHDGDIYWCTADVGWVTGHSYIVYGPLANGATTLMFEGIPNYPSISRFWDVVDKHGVNIFYTAPTAIRSLMGAGEDPVKRTSRKTLRLLGSVGEPINPEAWEWYYRVVGDDRCPIVDTWWQTETGGILITPLPGATALKPGSATRPFFGVQPQVVDPSGNVIEGPCEGNLVIADSWPGQMRTVYGDHERFQQTYFSTYPGKYFTGDGCRRDADGYYWITGRVDDVINVSGHRMGTAEVESALVAHPAVSEAAVVGYPHDLKGQGIYAYVTVMEGVEPTDALRKELVAWVRKEIGPIATPDIIQFAPGLPKTRSGKIMRRILRKIAENEFGSLGDTSTLADPTVVDDLIQNRGG
- a CDS encoding L,D-transpeptidase, producing MFHFKSMRAAALLGAALFGLSMPSGAANAHTRLVSFHSSYEAGTIVISMSQRRLYYVLADGRAIQYPVAVAKPGKEWLGAASVAGKYTDPAWSPPASVKHDHPNLPNLIPGGSPRNPMGVAAIVLDRDQIAIHGTTRHMRASVGTRASYGCIRMYNEDVADLYDRVEVGTPVVMQP
- the gluQRS gene encoding tRNA glutamyl-Q(34) synthetase GluQRS; the encoded protein is MKERSEDADPECRSVFRFAPSPNGYLHLGHAYSALFNVKLAQACGGKMLLRIEDIDSERSRRSFEAALIEDLRWLGFNWTGAPRRQSEHMADYRAALDRLARRGLAYPCFCSRGEIARACAARTNWPRDPDGVFLYPGACRDLSVGERNARIEAGARWSFRLDMEKALIEIGKPLTYMEFHEGDAGVKVTAEPSAWGDALIGRRDAPASYHIACVLDDHAQGVTDVVRGLDLDAATGLHRLLQALLGLRTPQYHHHRLVLDDQGRKLSKSKSSPSLRDLRARGVSAAQIREELSRQMQIAL
- a CDS encoding DUF1674 domain-containing protein; translated protein: MAEQENRPAGMASSERKKTLSPEAQRALVEAEERRRRAEAVALPEEVNGPQGPEPVRYGDWERKGIASDF
- a CDS encoding RsmB/NOP family class I SAM-dependent RNA methyltransferase, producing the protein MNNNFDRAFGRSGKQKSSAKRHPDQTQAEALAHPGLAARVAAAAIISDIIHGGHTLDEKFSPDAAPSRLGGLSSRDRDLARSIVTVALRRLGTIRLALSQLVEKGLPRNCGTLEWILIAGGAQLLFLDTPDHAAVDLAVRAARLDSKSAPFANLVNGVLRNLIRRRDEFLSQSDPLDDDTPHWMAARWRRIYGEDRAHSIAAAFRDEPTLDLTVKADAASWAERLGGRLLPTGSIRLETHAPIPELPGYGEGAWWVQDAAAALPARILAVKPGQRVLDLCAAPGGKTAQLAAAGARVTALDRSAERLKTLSANLARLQLEASIAVGDAASYKAEPFDAILLDAPCSATGTIRRSPDVLWTKKPGDIAALTAIQTKILDRAFTLLKPGAALVYCVCSLEPEEGEAQIAALLRRNPDAARDPIDPSCFGLPPEAANADGELRLLPYFFFHDQSRQRGLDGFFIARLKRLD
- a CDS encoding heparinase II/III family protein, translated to MTRSRALPFAERLRLLGLLAARAAEKLRAALKWPVFVFNEWRFRQPESLLIAPQDIRTGDPTIAEDIYGGYFAFGGKIVNAHGRSPFNLPPPSSEWAKALHGFGWLRHMRAAESALARANARSLVKEFISRMATPRRGPAWDVDVVARRTSSWLSQSPMLLEGVDHEFYRRFLRVLTKGYWLLQRRIDSAWPGEARLNAAIAMTTYALCAQGGASLLKKTIKTLNDQLSRQILPDGGATDRNPQTLVDLLFDLLPLRQAFAARGQAPPPELLRAIDRMIPALRMFRHGDGSLALFNGMGVTAPDRVAIGLSYEETRGQPIFNARCSGYQRLEGGEALILIDAGPPPPPLYSRSAHAGCLSFEFSLGTERIVVNCGNPGPRRKDLRTSARTTAAHSTLSLDDASSCLFGFQTRAPGWLSDKLLSGPRNVPVAREDDAQGSQVLASHDGYLRSYGLFHERRWRLEADGARLTGRDRLIRANEDSIANVDYVIRFHIHPSVTLTLVSDGAAILLETPSGANLVFDAGGLPLAIEESIFFAAPEGPRACEQIVIYGASADIDEIDWSFSLQAAAVPA